The genomic stretch CCATTCCAGGCTGCCGTGGTCCATTGTGTCGAGCGCCGGACGGAGCTCCGACAGGAGAAGGGCGATGTGGCCGGTCAGGAGGCTGGTCAAGGTCTCCACCGTGTCTGGCCGGGGAACCGGGTTGCAGTCGAGCGCCTGTAACGCGCGCTCTACGGTGTCCGCCATCAGCGCCGTATTCAGCGGTGCGGTATCGCTGGACTGCTGACGGGGCTGAGGAGTGACGTTCATGGGCGTGCCCTCTCCGGCTGCAAAGTCGATGA from Streptomyces sp. NBC_00344 encodes the following:
- a CDS encoding DUF6415 family natural product biosynthesis protein — encoded protein: MNVTPQPRQQSSDTAPLNTALMADTVERALQALDCNPVPRPDTVETLTSLLTGHIALLLSELRPALDTMDHGSLEWNRAQVQYNNARALLSSEPTRGLHSAVARLSDLARICDNLMNDHFRLTD